In Scatophagus argus isolate fScaArg1 chromosome 7, fScaArg1.pri, whole genome shotgun sequence, a genomic segment contains:
- the LOC124062457 gene encoding calmodulin-like protein 4 — protein MAALVAEICWLHFSTVRGSGDPLVVTYRGGELDFSTLLSIMHRQLQQEAPEEEILEAMKMADKEQKGFILASELRAKLTGLGEKLTDEEVDELLKEAGVGADGRVHCEHFAKAVTRCSAKR, from the exons atggcagcactcgtagCTGAGATATGCTGGCTTCACTTTAgtacagtgagaggaagtggagacccGCTGGTCGTCACAT ATCGGGGCGGAGAGTTGGACTTCTCCACCCTCCTGAGCATCATGCACAGGCAGCTCCAGCAGGAGGCGCCAGAGGAGGAGATCCTGGAGGCCATGAAGATGGCTGACAAGGAGCAGAAAGGCTTCATCCTGGCCTCCGAGCTGAGAGCCAAACTGACGGGGCTGGGAGAGAAGCTGACTGACGAAGAGG TGGACGAGCTGCTGAAGGAGGCGGGCGTCGGAGCTGATGGGCGGGTCCACTGCGAGCACTTTGCTAAAGCGGTGACGCGCTGCTCTGCAAAACGCTGA
- the cln6b gene encoding ceroid-lipofuscinosis neuronal protein 6 homolog isoform X1, whose protein sequence is MLQRSPRMLPLTAVRLGIITVVMGTSLHLVADSITARLLLIGYQLHLSVRENPVMKNVEPSSLVDAFELLFYYDDTLGHLMWFVPLFLVLFLFFSGCFRHRKEKEMMPPAAWMLLVPNAAYYWYLIAEGQTFILFIFTFFAMTATVMHQRRRGLVPDGNGVFMLYSFSAALVLVVLWVAWLWNDGVLRRKHPGLIYIPQPRDVFTLHLRHNTH, encoded by the exons ATGCTTCAGCGCAGCCCCAGGATGCTGCCCCTCACTGCCGTGCGCCTCGGCATCATCACTGTTGTCATGGGAACCAGCCTCCACCTGGTGGCTGACTCCATCACCGCACGGCTCCTGCTGATTGGCTACCAGCTGCACCTGTCGGTCAGAGAGAATCCAGTCATGAAGAACGTTGAGCCCTCCTCCCTG GTTGATGCCTTCGAGCTTCTGTTTTATTATGACGACACCCTTGGTCACTTGATGTG GTTTGTTCCTctcttcctcgtcctcttcctcttcttcagtgGTTGTTTCAGAcacaggaaagagaaggagatgatGCCGCCGGCTGCTTGGATGCTACTTGTCCCCAACGCTGCCTACTACTG GTACCTGATCGCTGAGGGACAGaccttcatcctcttcatcttcacctTCTTTGCCATGACCGCCACTGTGATGCACCAGAGGAGGCGGGGCTTGGTTCCCGATGGCAACGGTGTCTTCATGCTCTACAG tttctctgcagctctggtCCTGGTGGTGCTCTGGGTGGCCTGGCTTTGGAACGACGGCGTCCTGAGGAGGAAGCATCCCGGGCTGATCTACATCCCGCAGCCTCGCGACGTGTTCACACTTCACCTCCGACACAACACCCACTAA
- the cln6b gene encoding ceroid-lipofuscinosis neuronal protein 6 homolog isoform X2, which yields MLQRSPRMLPLTAVRLGIITVVMGTSLHLVADSITARLLLIGYQLHLSVRENPVMKNVEPSSLVDAFELLFYYDDTLGHLMWYLIAEGQTFILFIFTFFAMTATVMHQRRRGLVPDGNGVFMLYSFSAALVLVVLWVAWLWNDGVLRRKHPGLIYIPQPRDVFTLHLRHNTH from the exons ATGCTTCAGCGCAGCCCCAGGATGCTGCCCCTCACTGCCGTGCGCCTCGGCATCATCACTGTTGTCATGGGAACCAGCCTCCACCTGGTGGCTGACTCCATCACCGCACGGCTCCTGCTGATTGGCTACCAGCTGCACCTGTCGGTCAGAGAGAATCCAGTCATGAAGAACGTTGAGCCCTCCTCCCTG GTTGATGCCTTCGAGCTTCTGTTTTATTATGACGACACCCTTGGTCACTTGATGTG GTACCTGATCGCTGAGGGACAGaccttcatcctcttcatcttcacctTCTTTGCCATGACCGCCACTGTGATGCACCAGAGGAGGCGGGGCTTGGTTCCCGATGGCAACGGTGTCTTCATGCTCTACAG tttctctgcagctctggtCCTGGTGGTGCTCTGGGTGGCCTGGCTTTGGAACGACGGCGTCCTGAGGAGGAAGCATCCCGGGCTGATCTACATCCCGCAGCCTCGCGACGTGTTCACACTTCACCTCCGACACAACACCCACTAA